Genomic DNA from Perca fluviatilis chromosome 12, GENO_Pfluv_1.0, whole genome shotgun sequence:
atagaatatgatgcattgcttgctgTAGATTATTTAATTAGCTTAACCTTAAACAtgtacagcagtaaaatgcaacacacATTAATGCAACAGTAATGTTATTCCAGAAATCAGATGTCATATGTAATAGTAAAACACTGAGAGAGAACATTTTGCTGcagaatgagtacttttacttttgatacattAAATGATCTACTGATAATACTTGCATActttttcgtgtgtgtgtgtgtgtgtgtgtgtgtgtgtgtgtgtgtgtgtgtgtgtgtgtgtgtgtgtgtgtgtgtgtgtgtgtgtgtgtgtgtgtacctgatcTGCAGGGCCAGTGCTGGAGGGAGCAGCCTGTGTCGAATTCGGCCAATCTGCGCAGGGTAAGTCCCAACCAGCTCAATTACTGTGACATGCCTCAGGTCCAGGCCACACTGAGCGTGCTGAGAGAAAGAtacggagagagagaaactgatCTAGAAGTGTTGCTGTTTTCTAGCTTTGTTATTGATTTATATGCAGGCAAAAGAAAACAGTATTTCACAGAGGATATACAACTCTGCCGAACTAAAGTAGGAAACAAGGAAACTTGAAATgggctgaatgaatgaatgaatgagtgggCTTTTCAGGGAAGAAAGAAACAGCTTGTGTCCCGCAGAATATGAAcaatatttgcatattcatcGATTCTGGAGTTTTCAATAAGGTAAAAGGAATAGATGTAATTTTAAGATTTCTTAAATTGaactaataaaataattacaattTCTGAAAGTCCAAGGTGACACCCTCAgttcaactaatcgattaatcgccTAATTAAGCCTGCTCTGAATAGCACCAACAACTCATGACCTGCGAGATTCCATGACTAATCACTTAGGTTGTTCACAAACTTTTAACACAGTTTTGTCTTCCAGTTGATAACCTGTCACTTTGAAAGGTCAGGCGTTCAAAGACAGCTCTGACTTAACGGTTTCTGACGAGCCGTGGAAACATCCAGCCCTAGAATAAACCTTATCAACCCTAGTTGTCAGAATCATTTACTCATCGCCTTGACATTTTCTGGACCCTCCCCCTATTTATTTGTCTCACTGCTTTGTCCCACTTACGCAGCAAAGCGAGAAAGAAACCAAACACACTGCGGTCCTGTTTGCGAGCAGCAGTGGAGACACGAATCACTGCAGCCTTCCATCGCCTCTTCCCTCCGTCTCACTAGCCCCACATACAACTCGTGTTCTCCCTGTGAGTCGTGCCTCACCTGTAAGTTAGTCATCTGGAAGCGATAGTTATGATTGGCAGCCGTTGGGGCCGAGATAATGAGGAGCCGTCGCTTCTCATAGAACTGGTCCAGCAGTGCAGCAGCTGTACGCACTCCCACGTTAATGTTCATGGCTGTGATGACATTGAATGTACAATTAAGTGAAATGACAAGACATGACACACATTACAAAAGTATGAGATTTGATACAACGCAATATCACAGTGAGATGCTGCATAATTTGATTCTTTCGGGCTGTTGAGCAGATGTCGTGCACCACAGAAGTTTATTCAGTGAACTGAACCTGCAGCATTGGGTACAAATTACTGATGGTGTGTTGCAACACTCAAGTCTCTCCCATCCACTACTTTTTCATGTCTCACAGATACAGGCATTCAATAGAGGGGTGTCTAGTATAGATTTTTTCGAATCTATGAATGGCACAGGGGGCCCATTTTCTCCTCCACTGAGCTTCTCACTCACATGGAACCAGCTTAGCAGAGGTAGGCAAACTTTACACAAGACGGTTGTGTTTATTGCCACTAGACAGCACAAATAAAGTCAGAGCATGGAGAATGAGACATGGAAACTGACTGACACCTAGTAGCCCAATCAGAGCCTTAAACCTGCCCAATCAGCATAAAAGTATCCCAATTTGtcaaactgtttttgttttattgtataCTCAGAACATCCCCATTATGTTCTGTGGCTGAATACTAGTCCTAAATCAATCTAATAATAGAAACTTATCCGCACCACGTCTTTCAGTGAAACTGAAAATTGATATTAAGTTGAGTCATAATGCAGCTCTTGTTATTACAAATACATCCACTCTTATCTACTtaccttttatttttcataattatGTTTCTTGTtaattttctccttttttcttcttttgcctttttttgcttgtttttgttttattcctGTAGCTGTATTTTTAAGTGTAGTTTTGCAAACTGCTATGAGCAATTGAAAACAAGTAAATaataagtttaaaaaataaataaaagattgttgtgtttgtgtaagtatgtgtgtgtctatctgcaTGCAGTATGTACCTGCACAGGTGGTGTCTGAGCCAGACCAGGTGAGTCCAGACTGACACACTCGGGCAGCGCTGCCCTGAAGCTCGTAGCCGCCGGTGCAAGTGAACTCACAAGTGGCACCATAGTTGTCTCCGTCACTGTCGCACTTCATATAACCGTTGTCAGGGGCAAACAGTGGGCTGCAGCGGCGCACTGCACAGAAAGAGAGGCACATTAGACAGAAAATCGTCAGGAGACATGAGGCAGCGAGGTCGCATTGAAGTAAAGGGAAAAAAGGGAAGATTGGCCTTCTATGTGTTTACATGTCTACAATGAAAAGGGATTTTGGTTGGaagaatttaattttttttgtttgctataTGCTAAAAATTATGTCAGTTAAGACCAGAAGTAAGTAAGTTCCCTGTAATTTGGTATTAATAATAGGGAAATTATATGAGTTTTCAAGAGAGATAAACTCAATATAAACCAGAGTGAATGTTAATTTTATCTCTCTGAAAATTGTATTCTCCATATATGTTGAATTGTACTATTGCCCATTccagtgatggagtactcgagTCCTGGGCTCGGACTCGAGTCCGACTCGAGTAGCTGTTCTCTGGACTTGTGACTCGGTTTGGACTCAGGCACTGATGACTTGGACTTGGACTTGGACTCAGACTCGAGGATTCAGGACTCGGAAGTTTGATGAAGTTCCTGAATACTTTTATGTGTAATAGGTCATACAACTTTGATATAagatattgatatatatttagTCTTGTCTAGTGTTTCATGCAGGAGCAagtgatggagtactcgagTCCTGGACTCAGACTCGAGTCGCTGTCCTCTGGTCTCATGACTCAACTCGGACTCAAACTCAGGTAATGGTGACTCGAACTTGGACTCGGACTCTAACACTGGGGActcgagacttgacttggactcgacaGTTGGTGACTCAACTACAACACTGGCCTATACACATTTATCACATTTTTACATGTTCAGTTGACCTGCTGTGCACTGACAAAAAGACGTGTAGGCTACATTAGCAATTCATTTGATATAATTAGAAGTGTAGTACCAAATTACATAGTAATTTCCGGGAGACTTCTTGGAAATAACCCATAAAATAAAGTGTAACAGAAACTCCTGCTCCACATAGACTATCAAAAAGCTTTTAAAGGCTCACCTCGCACTCGGACAGTGAAGCGACAGGATCCTTTGTTCCCTGCACGGTCAAACACAGTGTAGGACATCTTATGGAGGCCCTCTGGGAAGTCTGATTTTGAAGGTTTCCCTTTCAGGGTAACACTGAAAAAGACATACTCTGTTGTAATCTTTCACTGTGATCTGCCTGTTCAGAGTGGGTTAACCAACAGGACTAAACCAGACTGAGTGCAATGTAGCAAAATGGGAGAAAAAGTTTAAAAGGGTGGTGAAGATGAGACTGACTCTGTAAGGATGCCATCTGCAGTGTCTACACCCTCTGGTGTGTCCCAGGTCACCCTCGCTGTCAGTTTTCCTGGCTCTGCCCACTTATCCTTCAGATTAGGACACTTGATTTTTGGAGGATCCATatctacagagagagagagaaacaaacaacaacaaaagaaaataaacacatttaaatgtatattttactaCATAGGCCACAATTGAAGAATAGGAAACGTGGACTCTATTGGCCAGATGTGGAAGTCTAGTAATTGACTGTTACTGATTTCAAGAGCAAGGTCGCAAGACTATTCAGCCATTTATACGATCACCCATTgccgattttagaccctttttaaatttcatctcagcccccctaaaaattataataataaaaaacaataacactTGCATGGCACTGTatcctaaaggtctgatcctagaatcgcctcTGCGATCACCTAAGTGCAAGCCTTATAGCTCAGCTTTCAATTAACTTTCCAGGCTCAGACTGCAGCTGCAAAAGGGTgaaacacatttaacattttctggtGATGAGAGACAAACCacagtattgtgtgtgtctgcgtacAGGTCTAGAGgcttgtttttttccaaacatCGACCATATAACCTTGTATTATGGGAAATACTCTGTAGTCTGCAGCTATGCCTTAAGCAAGTAATTACCTGTTACATGTGTTTTAGAGCTCAGTAGTCTGTAGGCTCCAGTCCTCTGCGGGAGATGAAATTATGCACaaaagaacaacacacacattcttaCCAACACAGATGGGAACTCCGGCGCTCCATGATTTGCTGTGCTGGCAGGTTGCTATCTTCTGGCCCTTCAGACTGAATCCAGCAGAGCAGAAGAACTCACAGCGAGAGTTGAAGTAGGAGCCATCTGAACACTTGTAGCCGCCGTTAACGGGCATGTCCAGCTTGGGACATCGGATCTCTGACAGAGAAAGAGCTCAGTGTTGATGGAAGACTTGCTTTGAGTTAAGGGATGATTTGCTCAGTTTAATTTGGTTCAGGTACATGCAATACATTTAGGTTAATGCATATATTTAATAATACAGTCTACTGGTCCATCTTGGTCTTTTATTAAAACTCATGTATCAACCACTCCTGGTTGTTCTTCTTTTTAATTACATAGTTATCGTGTAATGGACCAACACTAAAACTGATTCTAGATCAGCAGTGGTAATAGCAGTAGTAATGGTGgtcgtagtagtagtagtagtagtagttgtagtagtagtagtaaactTCATTCAGTATCCTTAATTGCAATAGGGGGACTAAAGGGGTCAGTGTGCTTTAAACAAAGTGCTTGTCAGATGATCAAAAAGCATCTGAAATCTCCTTCACCTAACACCTTTCCCATGTCAAATTTATGATGGGGTTGTGTTTGACAATTTCAGTAACTTTACGAAACAGACAATGTGTCAGTTCAGACACTGATTGGACAGGAGGTTTGAACTTATCTCACAAGCTCTCTTTTTTCATTCTTCAAACAAGTACTTATTTTTTCATGGGTACGACTGAGAAAAAACATACGGTTGCCTTCAAGAAGAGATTGTCTGAAAGTTTGTGCCCATTATCCCCCTCATTTAAACAATGATCTCATTTCTGCCTTCTCCATAATGGCCAGCTCTTTAGGACAGCTATAAAAACTTTTGCTTTTCATTATCGAATGCACTAGTTTATTTTTTCCTACCAACCCTACCTtaacagcagtagtagtagtaggagtGATTTCCATGAAGTGATTTAGTGTCCCATGGTGTAAATACTGTTTTCAAAGAGTGGACCTGCTATTTCCAGGGCCAAGAATGAGCTTGCTCAAAAATGTAAGAATTAATGTCAGGAATCCCAATGAGGCAAACCTAGTATGTAGGTACGTGCATGCATGAGTCCATGTGTGTGAAGGATGTTAGTTTTTACCTCGGCAGGCGTAGTTAGAGGACCAGTGTTTGCTGGCCATACACACCACCTCTGAGCTCTGGGACTCGTATCCCTGCTTGCAGCGGATTTTACAGCGAGTCCCCATCACGTTCCTGTAGTGTTCTCCTCTGGATGTGCGACAGCTCACATCCCCATGTTTCACCTTAATGGGCGTGCACCACGGAGTCCCTAAAGATGGAGGGAAAACTGCTGCACTGACATTTCCTTCACTGCATCAAGGCaattatatgtttttttaatggtaCAGCTTTGGAGTGGGAGAGTATCAGTCTTCAATAACAAGCACTTACCTGAATCCTATAAAAGCTTAGAAAGATTTCCTTTagaagtgtgaaaatgtgaaaaccCGCCCATCATCTGAGTTCAGACAGATACGGAGGATTTCTTATTACCTCATCTGTGACTTCTTATCCAACAGTGTCTCATGAGGCAGAGAAGATAGTCTCACTTGAGGAAAAGACAGATAATGATGTGTAGAGAGCACTTAAgtttaagagtgtgtgtgtaatagaGTGTTGAAATTTCCACACAGATAACAGTGATGAGAGTGTAGAACTTTATTTATACTTACTGATTTTTAGTCCGCCATAACATGACATTGATAAGACTGACAAAAAAACTCCTTCCTTaaggaataataataaaggagattgataaaaatgttgtgtctgtactgtaaatattgaGCTACCACCAGCAgccgattagcttagcttagcatgaagactgtaAATAGAGTGAAACAGGCCCCCCTccgaaggtaacaaaatccacccaCTAGCTAAGCTCACAAATTAACACGctatagtttgtttttttaatcagtacAATGAAAGTGTAAAAGGTTGCAGTTTtatggggtgggtgggggttacATCCATGGGTTATGTGCCAGGCTATTTCTTGGCCGGGCACAGTACTTTCCTAGATTACCTAACTTTCTGGATTATACTTTCGGTATATAACATGTTAAATAGTGAGCTTtatgagctttagaggtgctagtAAATTTTTGTTAACTTTGGACAGAACCATGGTAGCTGTTTTCCCAGGTGCCAaccatgtgtgacgtcacccatttgTTTGTGGAGATCTGAGTCGAGATATGAGTcatcgagtttgccgttacaggcgcagccatcctggttgtggATGTGAcaattttagacgagagggaggagtgaggcaggagccacgttacgttaaacactttcactggcaatcacatcatagccacgccctaaaacaccccctgctttattgcagattttaaaatcaacgagacataattcaaaaaatgaacatcattctgtgttgtagaagacttaaaactagcgattgagaccataaactcattatgaaaatgtttactgaggtagtaaatcaagtgagaagtgggttaTCTCgccatagacttctacagaaaccaaactccttttgcaaccgcatgtgttgccccctgctggaattcagatagaatgcaggtttaaggcacttccgcatttgcagcacttcgccgaacaggatgcattgtccattaatatttacagtcaatgtGTTTTCCCCCTATTTTCagcctttatgctaagctaagctaaccctGCTATCTTTAGCTACATcaagagtggtattgatctgcTCATCCAAGTCTAatcaagaaagcgaataagtacatttccaaaaatgacaaacaaatcCTTTAAGACCTGACAACATGCATTTGCTTTCAAAATTTCTCCTCCCATGGCGGACACCTCTGCCCATCTCCACAACACTTGTGTAAGAATTCCTTGTTTCATGCCAAGTTTGAGGGGCCACAAGGTTCTCATCAAAATCTGCACTTAATTTCCTGCTGGCTCAGTACAAACactcaccaacacacacacacacatgcatgatgCACACACTTGGAGAGCATACACACCAGTTCAGGCTAATTTCCAGTTGAAATAAAAATGAGTATTCATCACATGGCAAGCCTgcctctctgtatgtgtgtgtgttggcaaaGTCTCCACAAACCACTGAGTAAGAGAAAATAATACTACATTTGAGCTTTTACACAAGGGGAGAGTTTAGTTTGGCCTGGACGATAATGTTCCGTGTCTAACTGACCCCAAATTTAACTCAAGGCccacgggccaaatccggcccgttacagatttagatccggcccgtatatcaatttgggttcacaataaaatttggcccacctagttgtgagccaaaccaaaaacacaggaaagtgttttttaaactgcaattacctgacattcaaagcagaatatggcagatttgccgactctgagactcagaaattccccagaagcagcagagagttttcatattcaggctgtgaatgtataattatataataataatataaaaaaaggtatcattgttttgcttgatttgctaaattcaatgatggctaaggaactcttttgatgacttttgtagggcttcatgtcaacaaaaatgcgacaaaaagcgtacaagaatgtcggaaaaagcaacaaatttacaaaaaggtgacaaatgtctgagaaagcgacaaaaaagttgcaacaaaaacaacaaaaattaggtaaaaagctaccaaaatgtttttaaaaagtgacatgcagtaacaaaagcacgtcaataaactctacatgtctggcccttggtgtgattctctttttccagtgtgacccttagtgaaaatgagtttgacaacCCTGATGTATGGTATAAGGATGTATGTGGTATAATGCTGCATAATATTCCCATTCTGAGCAGGGGAGCTTCTTTTACATAAGGGGAGAGTTTAGTTTGGCCTGGACGATAATGTTCCGTGTCTAACTGACCCCAAATTTATAGCTGGAAGCTACTTTGACGCAACTAAGTCACAAAACTGGCTGTTCTAGGCTAACTGGTATTGAATTATGCCGCATTAGAGATATTGAAATGTtagttttttcaaatttttaatCCTGTGTTCCGTGTTGTATTAAAGTATTAAACAACGTCTCCTtcgtaaaacattaaaatattattGATGACACATCTTGATCTCTTGTAAATTACGTGTGCACGTATAAATTAATCCAATCAAATGTGATTTGGGGCAACTAGCCACCATTAGCTAGTGGGTTGTAGTAGCTCGCAGACATACAGTAGCAGCTTGCAGAGCAATATCATAGGTTTGTTTGGACGTCAGACAGCAAAAGCTGTCTGACGTCAGTGTAAAGTGATGTACAGGAACTGTGTGTAACTATATTTTGTGTACCtacctattttttttgttgttgttttttttggttgagCCTTGGTGGGTGGGTTGGGACGGGTTTGTAATACATTGTGTCTTTGTCGTTTCTTGTTTTGTAAATTGAAAATCTATAAATAAAgtactcaacaaaaaaaatccttctcGCTAACTAAACCCCACCAATATAGTCTGTATCATTCTGAAATATCTCACATTAGATAATGACAGTCTAACAGCTATTTCACTGTGACCTTAAGACTAGAGGAACGTAGTTAACTCTCTGTTGGTCTGCATAACAATTCAGGAAACCATATTTACTTTGATCTCAACATAAGCAGTCTCTAAATTTAAATGTGAGTCATGTTTCAgaatgcatatactgtatgtatgaatgtattGGCAAGGGTCAAGCTGAGCATGTAGTCACCTTTATATCTACGGGAATACCAGTCCTCGTCATCTCCGTAGGCGTACTGTCCTGACCCTGGGGATGAAAGATAAGAAGAAAAAGCAACTAATACGATGAAAAGAGTTGCATCCAAGATGTTAGGCAATGTTAGAAAGCATTGTCCTGGGCTGACACTGAGCACCAAGAACAGGCTTAAAAATATTGCTTAACTTTTCATCTGAGCCAGACTCTGGGGGGATCTGGATCTTTTGGACAGACCACATGCACAAGGAATAAATCACAAAAGATCCTCTTTTTCCAGCTGGTTTGGAAAAAATGAATCTGTTTAACACACAGATTCATTCTGCtcaatccagtgtttttttttgctgtggccCCCTATTGTGTTTggttgaaatggaaggagtgaaACTATTTAGAAACTTTTTGTTTCAAAACAGCTACAATAGATCTTACTTACCATTTTACGTCAACTTTAAACAGTGAACCGATCActcagacagagaaaaagataTTTCGACCATAAAACAAACAGAAGCATCCAAGAGGAACTGAAATATTTCTCAGTGGTGGCTGTAGAGCTGTGGAGGACACAGTTTAGTGATAGTGGTGAAAGGCAAATATGAGGGGAATTGTGATGAGCAAGGAGGATTATTTTAGGAAAGAGGACAAAGGGATGGGGTCAAGAAGCAATAAAAACAGAGAGGAAATAGAAAATGGGTGAAGAAGGGGTTAAAGTAGGGGGAAGGGTGTTCAACCTTGGCCCCGGGATGTTATGAACCCCGGTGTGAATGTGTCCTCTGTTCAGGATCCACAAGGGAGGAGTGTTCAGACCTCCTCCAGCTTTATATATGTTGGTCATTGAACCTGATACTGTGTGCACATCTTGCATCCCGTTCCCTCCATTCCTCATCACGGCTTTTCTGTCAGTTTAATAAAAGCTGTCTGGACCAAAATGCCACAAGTcatctaatacacacacacacacacaaactctatGGTTTTAGCATTCAGATCACACCGAATGGATTGTACAGAGCAAACTCACATACTGAGTGAGTCAGATTTAGCTGTCTAATGGGAAAACGTCAGTGTCTACTTCTCAATGTTCGGAAGAAGGGAGGCAAAGAAAGGTATGGAAAACTaattacaggtgtgtgtgtgtgtgtgtgtgtgtgtgtgtgtgtgtgtgtgtgtgtgtgtgtgtgtgtgttcaaagtGAACATTAGTTAAAGCCACTTTCGCCAGAAAAATGATCAGTTCTGTAACAACTTGCAGCCATTCCAAGCAAACAAGATACAAAAATTCACACCACGGCAAATGAAAGCTActtgtttgtgattggctggcaGGTTTTAccacaaataatgaaataaagtcTTTTTTCTGCAATagccatttaaaaatgtatttagtggCGGAGTCCAGCATTCCCTTTCTGGATTCAAGTTTCCTTCACATGCACAAGGGATTCACAGGAAACGATGCATGCATGTTACCCACATATTTTGTATCTCATTGATATCAGCCTCACTGTTTACTGATCACTCTCTTTACACCATGTCAGAACTGTATTAGGTTACTGCTAATACAAAGCGAATATTTCCTACTTCTGCTGCGATTAGCCCTTACTGCGACCATTCTTCAAAAATATGTCTACAAAACAAGATGACGGCTATTTTTAGCTAAAATGCCAGTGggtcattttacatttttcaagggAGTAACAGAACAAAAACTAGCAGTAACAGTTATTCTGTTGTATTAAACCCAATTTGCTGTAACCAGTAGTAACCAAAGCAACCAGGACTAAAATTTTAAGGATTATAACTTTCACTCACTCACAAACTCACTCATACAAGTTTAGCAGACTGCAGATAGAACCATTCGACAGAAAAGTTCTACACCTGCCAACCTGTCCCATCACCAGGaaacagtaacagcagcagcagtttatACCTGCAATGTTGTTGCCTCCTACAGGTAAAGAAAGTAAACGCTACTGCAGTTTTAAATACTAGCACCACCTGCAGGCAATGAGAGGTACAGCAGCAGTTCCTTTGTCTTTTAAAGCGGCTGGTTtctttgtgagtgtgttttattttttgattcGTGAACCACCTGTTAgctataatatattatatattggaaGAAAAACATAACAACCACATAACTGTCACATATTTCAACCGTCATGTAATAACAATTTAACTTAACCAGACTGTATAACCTGACAGATTTATATCCATATCCACAATAAACAAGTAAAAGAACCAGAATCTATAGATTAAGACCCACATTACAGGATGAAACAAACTCATAGACACCTTCATGTAGACAGGGGACAATGATAAGCCATTTTATCCAGTATATTATCCATTAGGAACTGATAGTATGTCCAGTTATTTAATTTCAGTTCAGTCAAATCCAGTATTTGAATTCAAATGGTGAAACAATTCCAAAGGCAGGAGCATTATATCATATTTATGAAATAAATCAGATTAGATATAAAAATCCATGATGAATGGTAATCCTACCACAAGCACAGGAGCGTTTACAATATTTCTCTAATTGGGAAAGAAAATGGCTCcattataaatatcttaaaataataataataataataataataataataataataataataaatcaaattTAACAAGTGGCTGCAGAAAACCAACTGTTTTATTTCAATGGTTTCAAAAATACATCTTTGATAAACATCTATAATTTGGGTTTTCAGGCTAATTGTCTGTACAAATACTCCAGTTTTTTTAACGCCTGAACAAGAAATATGTAAACAATTACGCAATAACATACAAGATAGAACTTGGTCATTGTTTATTGTTAGTCATCTTGAACTGTTTTCTTTTGGACTTCTTCCCTCTCTGAAGTAACCATGAGGACCAGGGACCCTCAGGGCAGTGTGAACTCTGTAAACCTCCCAGCAGCAGAACATGTCCTTGATTAAACAAAACTCTTACGTGTGAAGTAATTTCTGTGAAAAAGTCTATGATAATGGCCTGTAgggtgagagaaagagacatgTTGTTGTAGGCGTCATTACACCAAAGCCAACCAgaaataaaaatcttttttggGTGTATGTTTTGGGTGATAAGTTACAttgaaattaactttaatgaatCCTTAATGTCTTCGTCTGCATATCTAAAAGGTTGCTGCTGTTACCTTTCCTGCCAACAGGTGGCACAGGTTGGACTGGATATGCAGAACAGAAACTGCACTGCAGCTCTGCATGTGGATCAAATTGGCTGGGCCTGGTTTGGCCTTTGTTCATTTAAGCACTCCAGATTCAAAATAattgaagaaaataaaatgtgatctCAGACTCCTCTACTAGCTGAGGTGGCATCATCAGCCAGCATTATATTCCTGTTCATACTTCAAATGAGATCTTAGCGAGAAAGATGTCTAAAAATGAATAGTGCAGGAAGCTTGTCTTCCTGACAAACCTCTGGAAGTGAATAAATGTTAAATTACAGAGCCCTATATTCCAGTTAACTTTTCTCTGCAGGCCTGTAATACAAACTGTCATGATATGAAAGCTCATTCCCTGTAAGTGTTAAAGTAGCTACAGGCTaacagagcagaagagagcagaaaATAAAATGGGATGTAATTTCTTTATCGCTCAATTCAACATGCCACGATTACAGAGTTACATAATTCCATTTGGAACACTAATGATTTCTGTCCCATTTTAACCAACGTGTGTACCAACGCGTCTGCAGCTGGTTTCTTAATCACATCAGCGGTTTCCGACCCTGAGGAGCAAACTGCTGCTGCGGTTTTTTATCTCCATTAACATTTTACAGTGAGATACAACAGTTGCTACGATAAACCCATAGCTCACTACAAGTATTATAAAAGTATATTATTATGTTTATTAATTATATGGCTAGCATCTTATGTGGCTGTTTAAATCATAATTAagttataatataaataatatttactTGAAAATTCTCTGGTTTGGGTCTTTCATTGTTGGTGTATTTCCAGTAAAGGCTCAGTAGCTACTTGCGTAGGGTTTAGCACTACATTACCTGAAAGACTAAAGTGTTTTATATTCAGATTCACAGTTATAGGGCTGCTTTACTATCATATCTATCTgctcttaaagctgcactaatacatatttttgaattaacaatggatcaaatgactgtgtgtaatgtgaaaggggtcgctCATTGTGATGTACCTATTTAGTGAAATTTCACCTGACTCTGCAGGTCCCCTCAGCTCTACGTAGCATTTTTGCATCTTTTAGATAGTTGTGTTGATTCTCCAGCCCACACACTCCCCTCTCATCAGTGTCATTTCCAAAAGAAGGCAGCCTTTTTCAGTTAAAACAATCTCTGATAAACGCACTG
This window encodes:
- the srpx gene encoding sushi repeat-containing protein SRPX isoform X1, which encodes MDMWPLVLLFVQLCFCSGYEGSGQYAYGDDEDWYSRRYKGTPWCTPIKVKHGDVSCRTSRGEHYRNVMGTRCKIRCKQGYESQSSEVVCMASKHWSSNYACREIRCPKLDMPVNGGYKCSDGSYFNSRCEFFCSAGFSLKGQKIATCQHSKSWSAGVPICVDMDPPKIKCPNLKDKWAEPGKLTARVTWDTPEGVDTADGILTDVTLKGKPSKSDFPEGLHKMSYTVFDRAGNKGSCRFTVRVRVRRCSPLFAPDNGYMKCDSDGDNYGATCEFTCTGGYELQGSAARVCQSGLTWSGSDTTCAAMNINVGVRTAAALLDQFYEKRRLLIISAPTAANHNYRFQMTNLQHAQCGLDLRHVTVIELVGTYPAQIGRIRHRLLPPALALQIRILLRIPQRSFQMVLVDKQGMDKQRYPFPITSAELFTTIDTFPLRKDEMVLQQEAGQNCQS
- the srpx gene encoding sushi repeat-containing protein SRPX isoform X2; the protein is MDMWPLVLLFVQLCFCSGYEGTPWCTPIKVKHGDVSCRTSRGEHYRNVMGTRCKIRCKQGYESQSSEVVCMASKHWSSNYACREIRCPKLDMPVNGGYKCSDGSYFNSRCEFFCSAGFSLKGQKIATCQHSKSWSAGVPICVDMDPPKIKCPNLKDKWAEPGKLTARVTWDTPEGVDTADGILTDVTLKGKPSKSDFPEGLHKMSYTVFDRAGNKGSCRFTVRVRVRRCSPLFAPDNGYMKCDSDGDNYGATCEFTCTGGYELQGSAARVCQSGLTWSGSDTTCAAMNINVGVRTAAALLDQFYEKRRLLIISAPTAANHNYRFQMTNLQHAQCGLDLRHVTVIELVGTYPAQIGRIRHRLLPPALALQIRILLRIPQRSFQMVLVDKQGMDKQRYPFPITSAELFTTIDTFPLRKDEMVLQQEAGQNCQS